The following coding sequences lie in one Arabidopsis thaliana chromosome 3, partial sequence genomic window:
- the RALFL27 gene encoding ralf-like 27 (ralf-like 27 (RALFL27); CONTAINS InterPro DOMAIN/s: Rapid ALkalinization Factor (InterPro:IPR008801); Has 35 Blast hits to 35 proteins in 5 species: Archae - 0; Bacteria - 0; Metazoa - 0; Fungi - 0; Plants - 35; Viruses - 0; Other Eukaryotes - 0 (source: NCBI BLink).), producing MTKTFFSFSFFFTSSLLLLLAATSATASTGNVTSGLRYDGCAPGDTVGECITATVEEEDEEGVEAVVRRILQQRKYLSYKTLQKQPTCDGRIAGNCIGTVNPKGATCTYYQRCKRAA from the coding sequence ATgaccaaaacatttttctccttctccttcttcttcaccagctctcttctccttctcctcgCGGCAACTTCCGCAACCGCATCTACAGGGAATGTTACTAGTGGGTTGAGATATGACGGATGTGCTCCTGGAGACACCGTTGGAGAATGTATAACCGCAACGGttgaggaggaggatgaggaaGGAGTTGAGGCGGTAGTCCGGCGGATTCTACAACAAAGAAAGTACTTAAGCTACAAAACTTTGCAGAAGCAGCCAACTTGTGATGGTAGAATTGCTGGTAATTGCATAGGGACTGTTAATCCAAAAGGTGCAACTTGTACTTACTACCAGAGATGCAAACGTGCCGCATAG
- a CDS encoding uncharacterized protein (unknown protein; BEST Arabidopsis thaliana protein match is: unknown protein (TAIR:AT3G33528.1); Has 40 Blast hits to 40 proteins in 2 species: Archae - 0; Bacteria - 0; Metazoa - 0; Fungi - 0; Plants - 40; Viruses - 0; Other Eukaryotes - 0 (source: NCBI BLink).), with amino-acid sequence MLHTSDGLEFAFLGESNGTKEMKLVSSDAKDMSQSQVEFSEDIVNLVVEDSEIDEDCSIWGKPKRKGSSIFRKPKRKEETTTIILQENLQFATPILVPKWLQTRLLRLLSDDIKPSLNNKVAKWSPISDELRTRSVSRKYATVL; translated from the exons ATGCTACATACAAGCGATGGTCTTGAGTTTGCTTTTCTTGGAGAAAGTAATGGTACAAAGGAAATGAAATTAGTCTCTTCTGATGCTAAAGATATGTCTCAGTCGCAAGTTGAGTTTTCAG AAGATATTGTGAATCTCGTCGTTGAAGACAGTGAGATAGATGAAGATTGCAGTATTTGGGGAAAACCTAAGAGAAAAGGTAGCAGTATTTTCCGAAAACCtaagagaaaggaagagactACAACAAttatactacaagaaaacctGCAATTTGCAACTCCAATATTAGTCCCAAAATGGTTGCAAACAAGGTTGTTACGACTACTTAGTGACGATATTAAACCGTCGCTAAATAATAAAGTCGCAAAATGGTCGCCGATTAGCGACGAATTGCGGACGCGTTCTGTTAGTCGTAAATATGCGACTGTATTGTGA
- a CDS encoding uncharacterized protein (unknown protein; Has 3 Blast hits to 3 proteins in 2 species: Archae - 0; Bacteria - 0; Metazoa - 0; Fungi - 0; Plants - 3; Viruses - 0; Other Eukaryotes - 0 (source: NCBI BLink).): MIYAAWNAISFNAGLGWSFRSNTTPSESTITRAVTHRSVVSSAIEAEALAILAALTQARSLGFSFIPSSANCEADLLAKHALCAFESNSVPRHVEKQKSYSGVKRSKQSGHTHHPSKSSSANFIL, translated from the exons ATGATTT ATGCTGCGTGGAATGCAATCTCTTTTAATGCTGGTCTCGGCTGGTCTTTCCGTTCTAATACGACTCCTTCAGAAAGTACTATCACCAGAGCTGTGACTCATCGATCCGTGGTTTCTTCAGCGATTGAGGCGGAAGCTCTGGCGATTCTGGCTGCCCTAACGCAAGCTCGCTCTCTTG gtttttcttttattcctAGTTCAGCCAACTGTGAGGCTGATTTGCTAGCTAAACATGCCCTTTGTGCATTTGAATCCAACTCTGTACC AAGACATGTAGAAAAGCAAAAGTCTTACTCTGGTGTCAAAAGAAGCAAGCAAAGTGGTCACACCCACCACCCATCCAAGAGCTCTTCGGCTAATTTCATCCTTTAA